The genomic DNA TCCTTCGTTTCAAACAGAAAATATCCCATGTCGAGAACCTTTTCTGTCGCCGCGATCGTACTGGCGATGCAATTGACAACGGTCGATGCGGAAGACGCGCAAGACCAACAACACTACAGAATGCGTGTTCCGGGGGTCGTTGCGATCAATGCGACCAACAGTTTGGCGCATAAGATTCACGATCTGACCGATGCCAATCAGATCATCGACTGGCAGCCGTGGCAGGTTGTCTGCAATAGTCCCGCCGGTGCGATAGCGACTTTTGAAACAACGCAAGCGTTCACGCATACGACCAAACCTACGGTCAAGCGGAATGCGTGGCTGTTTTTGTCGAGAGCGACGGGGTCGTTCTTTTTCCCCAATGATGCCTGGCAAGTCACGCTTGCTGCCGACGAGACCAACTATGCTGCAGGTGATGGCGTCGCGTTGGTGAGGGCAGAAGTGAGCGCCGTGAAGACTGCGAACCTACATCTGAGAGTTGTTTTCTTGGAAGAAAATTTCGCCGATACGATCGCGGGGGATTACGAATTGACAGTGATCGGTACGATCACCCCCAAGTAGTTCCACTACGGTTCCCCCAACCTTTCCGTGTTGGGGATTCGTGAACTTTCTGTTAGCCATGGTCGGGGGCATGACGACCGAGGCTAACGCGGTGTGAAGCGATCGGTGACGCAAAATCGCATTTGGTGACGATGGTTCTTCTTTTGGGCCGGGTACGACGCTAAGACGAATATTTCTTTTGTTGTACGCCCGGTGCCACTTTGGGCCGCGTGATCAGCAGCTTGTATCGGCCGGGCCCCAGCAGATCGTCGATCCGATCTCGCAGTTCATTGTTGACCTGGACCTTATACTTCTGGCTCCGCATCACCACCGCTTCGCCCGTTTTCAGGTGCATCGAGACCATCAGCTCCTGGCCGCCGGGATAACCGCGAAGGACCTCGCGAACGTGAGGTAGCATCTCTTCGTGAATCGTTTCGTCGAGATCGATAAGGATCCCGCGGGTGTATTTGGCGTCGAGTTCATCCAGCGGTACCAATTCGTTGACGATCAAGTTGATCTCATCGCCACCACCACGCCGATCGACGACACCGCGAACGATCAAGACGGCGTCGGGGACAACATACTCACCCATCTTTTGATATCCGTCGGGCCAGAGGATGCAGCGAATCGGTCCCTCGACATCCTCGAGGTCAAAGTTGGCATACTTCGACGGCGCGCCGGGTTTTGGATTTTTAGTGTGGGCGATTTTGATCGAACTCATCATTCCGCCGATGATCACTTCGGTGCGATCTTCACAGTCGATCAATTGGCTGGTCTTGTGCGTCCGGAAGGTGCTTAGTTTTTGTTCGAATTCGGCCAGCGGGTGGCTGCTCAGGTAATATCCCAAAACCTCTTTTTCCGCCAGCATCGCTTGCCGTTCGGGCCAGTCTTCGACGTCGGGTAACGCGTTGGTGGGATCCTCTTCCTCCGCGTCTTCGACAGCGTCTTCGAATTCGCCAAACAAACTCTTTTGACCACTTTTGCGATCGGCAAGCGCCGCCGCTCCACTTTGCAATGCGCGGTCCAACGCGGCGTGCAATTGTCCGCGTTTGCCAAAGTCGTCCATCGCACCGGCTTTAATCAACGTTTCGACCGCGGCGCGATTACATCGTTGCGGATCGACACGTTCGCAAAAATCGAAGATGTCTTTGAACGGTCCATTTTCGCGCCGTTCCTCTTCGATTGCGACCGCGGTCCCACCACCGCAGCCCTTGATCGCCGACATGCCAAAGATGATCTTTCCGTCGGCAACCGAGAAGTCCGAATCGCTGATGTTGACGTTCGGATTGACGATCTCGATGTTCATCCGTTGGCAATCTTCCATGTGCTCGATCAGCGCATCCTTACGCTTAAAGTTTCGTCCGCTAATGTCGCTCGAGAGCAACGCGGCCATGAACTCCACCGGATAGTGCGCTTTCAGGTAGGCCGTTTGGAAAGCGACCAGCGCGTAAGCTGTCGAGTGCGACTTGTTGAAGCCGTAGCCGGCGAACTTTTGGATCATCACCCAAATGTCGTCGGCCTCTTTCTTCGTCAGCCCTTTGGCGACCGTCCCCTCGATGAATTTCTCGTGGTTCTGATTGATCAGCGCTTCTTTTTTCTTACTGATCGCCTTAATACAGGTGTACGCATTGGCCAGCGGAATGCCGCCCAAGCGGTTCAAAATCCGCATCACCTGTTCTTGGTAAACCATCACCGAGTTGGTTTCGGCGAGAATCTCTTCCAGCACCGGGTGCTTGTATTCGGGCGCCTCCTTGCCGTGTTTCACATTGACGTAGGTGTCGACCATACCGCCTTCCAGCGGGCCGGGACGATACAACGCGGCGGTCGCGATGATGTCGTGGAAGCTATCCGGCTTCATCCGCTGCAACAGGTCGCGAATACCGCCGGATTCCAATTGGAAGACACCCTTGGTTTCGCCGCGTTGCAGCAGCGCATAACTCGCCTTGTCGTCCAGCGGAAACTTCAGGGGATCGATCCGTTCGCCGGTTGTCTGTTCGATCAGATCGACCGCCTTGCTGAGGATCGTGAGGTTGCGAAGCCCCAAGAAATCCATCTTCAACAGGCCCGCGGATTCGACGTCGTTCATCGACCACTGCGTGATCACGTCCTGCTTGCCGGGAACCCGACCGATCGGCAGGTATTCCGACAGCGGTTTATCGGCGATCACAACGGCC from Rosistilla carotiformis includes the following:
- the dnaE gene encoding DNA polymerase III subunit alpha, producing MNARPFTHLHCHSHYSLLDGASSIPKLVQRCAEHGMNSLALTDHGNLHGALEFYRTAKAANINPIVGYEAYIAPGSRFEKNSSGGSRDASYHLTLLAQNKTGFQNLIRLASKASLEGFYFKPRIDKQILEEFNEGIICLSGCVSSEFSRAILKGSSTEEIEKEAMGVASWFERVFRDRYFIEVMNNGVDIQRQQLAGAVDIANKMGLPVVATSDCHYVDPDDAEAQDVMLCINTGRFRTDTSRMKMDGNQYFLRTPDQMYEKFPGLEDAVARSQEIADSVNLELNLGKFYFPNFEVPENKTATQYLRELCIKGLKDRYQGDRDRLPDGDDGDLSEEVHARLERELGVIDKLGFPTYFLIVWDFVLHGRSKGIWATVRGSGVGAIVCYALYLSHVCPLKYDLLFERFLDENRKEPPDIDVDFDKDRRVEVIDYVKEKYGHDNVCQIGTFGTLAARAAIKDVGRALGIPLFRVNQITEMVPDELKITIAKALEKNEELQKTYDGDSEVRELLDLAMRIEGLARNVGTHAAAVVIADKPLSEYLPIGRVPGKQDVITQWSMNDVESAGLLKMDFLGLRNLTILSKAVDLIEQTTGERIDPLKFPLDDKASYALLQRGETKGVFQLESGGIRDLLQRMKPDSFHDIIATAALYRPGPLEGGMVDTYVNVKHGKEAPEYKHPVLEEILAETNSVMVYQEQVMRILNRLGGIPLANAYTCIKAISKKKEALINQNHEKFIEGTVAKGLTKKEADDIWVMIQKFAGYGFNKSHSTAYALVAFQTAYLKAHYPVEFMAALLSSDISGRNFKRKDALIEHMEDCQRMNIEIVNPNVNISDSDFSVADGKIIFGMSAIKGCGGGTAVAIEEERRENGPFKDIFDFCERVDPQRCNRAAVETLIKAGAMDDFGKRGQLHAALDRALQSGAAALADRKSGQKSLFGEFEDAVEDAEEEDPTNALPDVEDWPERQAMLAEKEVLGYYLSSHPLAEFEQKLSTFRTHKTSQLIDCEDRTEVIIGGMMSSIKIAHTKNPKPGAPSKYANFDLEDVEGPIRCILWPDGYQKMGEYVVPDAVLIVRGVVDRRGGGDEINLIVNELVPLDELDAKYTRGILIDLDETIHEEMLPHVREVLRGYPGGQELMVSMHLKTGEAVVMRSQKYKVQVNNELRDRIDDLLGPGRYKLLITRPKVAPGVQQKKYSS